From Klebsiella electrica, the proteins below share one genomic window:
- the ispA gene encoding (2E,6E)-farnesyl diphosphate synthase — MDFSQQLHACVEQANDALRRFLAPLPFQNTPLVEAMQYGALLGGKRLRPFLVYATGDMFGVSRATLDAPAAAVECIHAYSLMHDDLPAMDDDDLRRGLPTSHIKFGEANAILAGDALQTLAFSILSDAPMPEVPDSDRLAMVSTLAQASGVAGMCGGQALDLQAEGHQVDLQALERIHRHKTGALICAAVRMGALSAGERGRAALPALDRFAQNIGLAFQVQDDILDVVGDTATLGKRQGADQQLGKSTYPALLGLEQARKKAHDLIEDARQSLSELAAQSLDTTALEALANYIIQRDK, encoded by the coding sequence ATGGACTTCTCGCAACAATTACATGCTTGCGTTGAGCAGGCCAACGACGCACTACGTCGTTTCCTCGCTCCGCTGCCTTTTCAGAACACTCCACTGGTTGAAGCCATGCAGTACGGCGCACTATTAGGCGGAAAACGCCTGCGCCCGTTCCTCGTCTATGCCACCGGCGACATGTTCGGCGTCAGCCGCGCGACGCTGGACGCCCCGGCCGCCGCCGTCGAATGCATCCATGCTTACTCTCTGATGCATGACGATCTGCCCGCCATGGACGATGACGATCTGCGTCGCGGTCTGCCGACCAGCCACATTAAATTTGGTGAAGCAAACGCAATTCTTGCCGGAGATGCCCTACAAACGCTGGCATTTTCTATACTGAGTGATGCGCCAATGCCTGAAGTGCCGGACAGCGATCGTCTGGCCATGGTTTCGACGCTGGCGCAGGCCAGTGGCGTCGCCGGAATGTGCGGCGGACAGGCGCTGGATCTGCAAGCCGAAGGCCACCAGGTTGACCTGCAGGCGCTGGAGCGTATCCATCGCCACAAAACCGGCGCGCTGATATGCGCCGCGGTGCGTATGGGCGCGCTGAGCGCAGGTGAACGCGGCCGGGCGGCCCTGCCGGCGCTCGATCGCTTTGCGCAAAATATCGGTCTCGCCTTCCAGGTCCAGGATGACATTCTTGACGTGGTAGGGGATACTGCGACCCTTGGCAAACGCCAGGGAGCTGACCAGCAGCTAGGCAAAAGCACCTATCCTGCGCTTCTGGGACTTGAACAAGCGCGTAAAAAAGCGCATGACCTGATTGAAGACGCCCGTCAGTCGCTGAGTGAGCTGGCCGCGCAATCTCTGGATACGACGGCACTGGAAGCGCTCGCGAATTACATAATTCAGCGTGATAAATAA
- a CDS encoding MFS transporter, protein MNDNKMTPGELRATWGLGTVFSLRMLGMFMVLPVLTTYGMALQGASEALIGLAIGIYGLAQAIFQIPFGLLSDRIGRKPLIVGGLLIFVIGSMLAALSDSIWGIILGRALQGSGAIAAAVMALLSDLTREQNRTKAMAFIGVSFGVTFAIAMVLGPIITHQLGLHALFWMIAILATIGILLTLWVVPNSHNHVLNRESGMVKGCFSKVLAEPKLLKLNFGIMCLHIMLMSTFVALPGQLEAAGFPAAEHWKIYLVTMLISFVSVVPFIIYAEVKRKMKHVFLFCVALLLVAEIVLWGAGGYFWELVAGVQLFFLAFNLLEALLPSLISKESPAGYKGTAMGVYSTSQFLGVAIGGALGGWVDGFFDSQTVFLLGALLAMLWLLVAGTMSEPPYVSSLRVEIPDQVVADSALQERLQSTEGVKQVLVVPDERSVYIKIDSKVTNRFEIEQAIKGA, encoded by the coding sequence ATGAACGACAATAAAATGACGCCAGGTGAACTGCGCGCGACCTGGGGTCTGGGGACCGTATTCTCGCTGCGTATGCTCGGCATGTTTATGGTTTTGCCGGTTTTGACCACCTATGGCATGGCGTTACAGGGCGCCAGCGAAGCGCTGATTGGCTTGGCTATTGGTATCTATGGTCTGGCTCAGGCCATATTCCAGATTCCGTTCGGCCTGCTTTCCGACCGCATTGGCCGTAAACCGCTGATTGTCGGCGGCCTGTTAATCTTCGTTATCGGCAGCATGCTAGCTGCGCTGAGCGACTCCATCTGGGGCATCATTCTTGGACGCGCGCTGCAGGGTTCCGGCGCGATTGCCGCGGCGGTCATGGCGCTCCTCTCCGATTTAACCCGCGAACAGAACCGCACGAAGGCGATGGCCTTTATTGGCGTCAGTTTCGGCGTCACCTTTGCCATCGCCATGGTGCTGGGGCCGATTATTACTCACCAACTGGGCCTGCATGCGCTGTTCTGGATGATCGCCATCCTGGCGACGATCGGCATCCTGCTGACGCTGTGGGTGGTGCCGAACAGTCACAACCACGTCCTGAACCGCGAATCCGGTATGGTGAAGGGCTGTTTCAGCAAAGTGCTTGCCGAGCCGAAGCTGCTGAAGCTCAACTTCGGCATTATGTGCCTGCATATCATGCTGATGTCCACCTTTGTGGCCCTGCCAGGGCAGCTGGAAGCCGCCGGTTTCCCCGCCGCCGAGCACTGGAAAATTTACCTGGTCACCATGCTGATTTCGTTTGTTTCGGTGGTGCCGTTTATCATCTACGCCGAAGTGAAGCGCAAGATGAAACACGTGTTCCTGTTCTGCGTCGCGCTGCTGCTGGTGGCCGAAATCGTCCTGTGGGGCGCGGGCGGCTATTTCTGGGAGCTGGTCGCCGGCGTTCAGCTGTTCTTCCTCGCTTTTAACCTGCTGGAAGCCCTGCTTCCCTCTTTAATCAGTAAAGAGTCGCCGGCGGGCTATAAAGGCACCGCGATGGGCGTCTATTCGACCAGTCAGTTCCTTGGCGTGGCGATTGGCGGCGCGCTGGGCGGCTGGGTAGACGGCTTCTTTGATTCGCAAACCGTATTCCTGCTCGGCGCGCTGCTGGCGATGCTGTGGCTGCTGGTTGCCGGGACGATGAGCGAACCGCCGTACGTCAGCAGCCTGCGGGTCGAAATTCCCGATCAGGTGGTGGCTGATAGCGCGCTGCAGGAGCGTCTGCAGAGCACAGAAGGGGTCAAACAGGTGCTGGTGGTCCCCGACGAACGTTCGGTGTATATCAAGATCGACAGCAAGGTGACCAACCGCTTCGAAATTGAGCAGGCCATCAAAGGGGCGTAA
- the xseB gene encoding exodeoxyribonuclease VII small subunit, giving the protein MPKKNEAPASFETALGELEQIVNRLESGALPLEEALSEFERGVQLARQGQARLQQAEQRVQILLADSEDSPLTPFTPDAE; this is encoded by the coding sequence ATGCCAAAGAAAAATGAGGCCCCGGCCAGCTTTGAAACCGCCCTGGGCGAGCTGGAGCAGATTGTTAATCGTCTGGAAAGCGGCGCGCTGCCGCTAGAAGAGGCGCTCAGCGAATTTGAGCGCGGCGTACAGCTGGCGCGTCAGGGGCAGGCCCGATTGCAGCAGGCCGAACAGCGCGTCCAGATTCTGCTGGCCGACAGCGAGGATAGCCCGCTGACGCCGTTTACACCGGATGCTGAATAA
- the panE gene encoding 2-dehydropantoate 2-reductase, which yields MKVTVLGCGALGQLWLTALCKHGHDVQGWLRVPQPFCSVNLIETDGTIFNESLTANDPDFLASSDLLLVTLKAWQVSNAVKNLAQTLPASSPILLIHNGMGTVDELKGVQQPLLLGSTTQAARRDGNVIVHVASGTTHIGPAKDYPQDYSDLADTLQSVLPDVAWHNNIRPATWSKLAVNCVINPLTALKECRNGDLRDYPQEVEVICREVAAVMEREGIHTSPENLLFYVHQVIESTAENISSMLQDIRAQRRTEIDYITGFLLKRARAHGLAVPENARLFELVKRKENEYERVSTDLPRPW from the coding sequence ATGAAAGTAACCGTACTCGGATGCGGTGCGCTGGGGCAACTGTGGCTAACCGCGTTATGCAAACACGGACACGATGTCCAGGGCTGGCTGCGCGTCCCACAACCCTTCTGTAGCGTCAATCTGATTGAGACCGACGGGACAATTTTTAATGAGTCGCTAACCGCCAACGATCCTGACTTTCTCGCCAGTAGCGACCTGCTGCTGGTGACCCTGAAAGCCTGGCAGGTCTCTAACGCGGTAAAAAATCTGGCCCAGACGCTACCCGCCTCGTCGCCGATCCTGCTTATCCATAACGGCATGGGAACCGTCGATGAGCTGAAAGGCGTGCAGCAGCCGCTGCTGCTGGGCTCCACGACCCAGGCTGCGCGCCGCGACGGCAACGTCATTGTGCACGTCGCCAGCGGCACGACGCATATAGGCCCGGCGAAAGACTATCCGCAGGATTACAGCGACCTGGCCGATACCCTGCAAAGCGTCCTGCCGGACGTCGCCTGGCATAATAACATCCGCCCGGCAACGTGGAGCAAACTGGCGGTCAACTGCGTGATTAACCCGCTGACGGCGCTGAAGGAGTGCCGCAACGGCGATTTGCGCGACTATCCGCAGGAAGTTGAGGTCATCTGCCGGGAGGTCGCCGCGGTCATGGAGCGCGAAGGTATTCATACCTCACCGGAAAACCTGTTATTTTATGTTCATCAGGTCATTGAAAGTACGGCAGAAAATATCTCTTCGATGTTGCAGGATATCCGCGCGCAGCGTCGTACGGAAATCGACTATATCACCGGTTTTCTACTGAAGCGCGCCCGCGCTCACGGCCTTGCCGTACCGGAAAACGCCCGTTTGTTTGAACTGGTAAAGCGTAAGGAGAATGAATATGAGCGCGTCAGCACTGATTTGCCTCGCCCCTGGTAG
- a CDS encoding MFS transporter yields MTQTQRLDVRELINNNPLSRFQKLVVFLGFCVIALDGFDIAIMGFIAPTLKHEWGVTNYELGFVISAALIGLALGALLSGPLADWLGRKKIIVNSVFFFGFWTIVTAFSQNIEQMIFFRFMTGLGLGAAMPNIGTLVSEYAPERRRSFLITVIFCGFTFGAAAGGFSASWLIPRFGWHSLMALGGILPLLFAPLLIWLLPESVRFLVVKRAPAARIRAILQRLYPGQIADNAEFTLPAQPVNANAMRLVLSRQYRLGSLMLWLVYFMGLFLVYILGSWLPTLVKEVGLTVSQAAVMTAIYQAGGTIGSLFAGWLMDRINPHRALGLIYAIGGLFTMAIGYAAASFALLCLLAFVSGACLNGANTGMNALSARYYPTQARATGSSWMHGVGRMGAILSAFAGAEMMALNLSFESVFLILGIPAAFTVVGLVVKGLFASDAESASPTPSPSLRSLS; encoded by the coding sequence ATGACTCAGACCCAACGCCTGGATGTCAGAGAGTTAATCAACAACAATCCGCTCAGCCGTTTTCAGAAACTGGTGGTTTTCTTAGGCTTTTGCGTGATTGCGCTCGACGGTTTTGATATTGCGATTATGGGGTTTATCGCGCCGACGCTGAAGCATGAATGGGGCGTGACTAACTATGAGCTCGGCTTCGTCATCAGCGCGGCGCTGATTGGCCTGGCCCTGGGGGCGCTCCTCTCCGGGCCGCTCGCCGACTGGCTGGGGCGAAAAAAAATCATCGTCAACAGCGTCTTTTTCTTTGGCTTCTGGACTATCGTCACCGCCTTCTCGCAGAACATCGAACAGATGATTTTCTTCCGTTTTATGACCGGACTGGGACTCGGCGCGGCGATGCCCAATATCGGCACGCTGGTATCGGAGTATGCCCCCGAGCGTCGTCGCTCCTTTCTGATTACGGTGATTTTTTGCGGCTTTACCTTCGGTGCGGCGGCGGGCGGCTTTTCCGCCTCGTGGCTGATCCCGCGCTTTGGCTGGCATTCGCTGATGGCGCTCGGCGGGATTCTTCCGCTGTTGTTTGCGCCATTGCTCATCTGGCTGCTGCCGGAGTCAGTGCGCTTTCTGGTGGTTAAACGCGCGCCGGCGGCACGTATTCGGGCGATATTACAACGGCTCTACCCGGGACAAATTGCGGATAACGCTGAATTTACACTCCCGGCACAGCCCGTCAACGCCAACGCCATGCGCCTTGTCCTCTCGCGCCAGTACCGCCTCGGCTCGCTGATGTTATGGCTGGTCTATTTTATGGGCCTGTTTCTGGTTTATATCCTCGGCAGCTGGCTGCCGACGCTGGTCAAAGAGGTCGGGCTGACCGTCAGCCAGGCCGCGGTGATGACGGCGATTTATCAGGCCGGCGGCACCATTGGCTCTCTGTTCGCCGGGTGGCTAATGGACCGCATTAACCCCCATCGGGCACTGGGGCTGATTTACGCCATCGGCGGCCTGTTTACAATGGCCATAGGCTACGCCGCCGCCAGTTTTGCGCTGCTGTGCCTGCTGGCCTTCGTCAGCGGTGCTTGCCTGAACGGCGCGAATACCGGGATGAATGCGCTCTCCGCCCGCTATTATCCGACCCAGGCGCGCGCTACCGGCTCCAGCTGGATGCACGGCGTCGGCCGAATGGGCGCCATCCTCAGCGCCTTTGCCGGCGCGGAAATGATGGCGCTCAATCTCAGCTTCGAAAGTGTCTTTTTAATCCTTGGGATCCCGGCAGCATTCACCGTCGTCGGTCTGGTGGTGAAGGGGCTGTTTGCCAGCGATGCCGAATCTGCCTCCCCGACCCCCTCCCCCTCACTGAGGAGTCTGTCGTGA
- a CDS encoding sugar phosphate isomerase/epimerase family protein translates to MNMRTLSLAALTVLDVPPPEQVRIAAQTGFTHVGLRLLPATPTDPDYAMLGDTATVRATLSALMETGIRVSDVEIVRLTSDFSLNARLESFLETAARLGARQVLVAGNDNHLTRSAENLAALAETGRKYGLTMNLEPMPWTQLRTIADARRLISASGRADIGILIDAIHFWRAGESLSSLADLPPECLNYMQLCDAPAQIPDNEQELIHQARAARKVPGEGGLDLHGLMSALPTTLPVSLEVPLSGAQGALPALNRARLLFNAAQSYLHACA, encoded by the coding sequence ATGAACATGCGAACTCTGTCCCTCGCCGCGCTCACCGTGCTCGACGTTCCGCCACCGGAACAGGTGCGGATCGCGGCACAAACCGGCTTTACTCACGTTGGCCTGCGTCTGCTCCCCGCCACGCCGACCGATCCTGACTACGCTATGCTCGGCGATACCGCAACCGTTCGCGCGACCCTCTCTGCGCTGATGGAGACCGGCATTCGCGTATCAGATGTCGAAATCGTGCGTCTGACGAGCGATTTTTCGCTTAATGCCCGCCTGGAAAGCTTTCTTGAAACCGCCGCGCGCCTGGGCGCCCGGCAGGTGCTGGTGGCCGGTAACGATAACCACCTGACCCGCAGCGCTGAAAATCTTGCCGCGCTCGCCGAAACCGGCCGGAAGTATGGTTTAACCATGAATCTGGAGCCGATGCCGTGGACCCAGCTGCGTACCATCGCTGACGCCAGACGGCTGATTTCCGCCAGCGGGCGGGCGGACATCGGGATTCTGATTGACGCCATCCACTTCTGGCGCGCGGGAGAGTCGCTCTCCAGCCTCGCCGACCTGCCGCCAGAGTGCCTCAACTATATGCAGCTGTGCGACGCTCCGGCGCAGATTCCCGATAACGAACAGGAGTTGATCCATCAGGCCCGCGCCGCGCGGAAGGTACCGGGCGAAGGCGGGCTGGATCTGCATGGTCTGATGTCCGCGCTGCCGACGACGCTACCGGTATCGCTGGAAGTGCCGTTAAGCGGCGCCCAGGGCGCTCTACCGGCCCTCAACCGCGCGCGGTTGCTGTTCAATGCCGCCCAGTCTTACCTGCACGCTTGCGCATAA
- a CDS encoding Gfo/Idh/MocA family protein, which produces MLNGMKPLPRSLRWGMVGGGATSQIGYSHRSAALRDNVFTLLAGALDIDAERGRQFGEQLGIAPERCYADYQTLFREEALRPDGIEVVSVTTPNNTHFAITKAALEAGLHVVCEKPLCFSAAEAQELRELSIKHNKIVGVTYGYAGYQMIQQARQMIADGLLGQIRIINMQFAHGFHNKAVELQAESTRWRVTPKYAGPSYVLGDLATHPLFVAETMAPHLNIRRLMCSRQSFVASRAPLEDNAFVLMEYDNGAIGSMWTSAVNSGAMHSQKVRIVGEKASIEWWDEHPNQLSYEVQGEPARVLERGMPYLSAAALADDRIGGGHPEGLFEAWANLYRRYAIAIDAMDRGDRGFLEHFWYPDVEAGLHGVYWVEQCVKSADAGSQWVDFNLQ; this is translated from the coding sequence ATGTTAAACGGCATGAAACCCCTGCCCCGCTCCCTGCGCTGGGGAATGGTCGGCGGCGGAGCCACCAGCCAGATTGGCTACAGCCACCGCTCGGCCGCGCTGCGTGACAATGTCTTTACCTTGCTGGCCGGCGCCCTGGATATCGATGCCGAACGCGGACGCCAGTTTGGTGAACAGCTCGGGATCGCGCCGGAGCGCTGTTATGCCGATTATCAAACGCTGTTTCGCGAAGAGGCGCTGCGTCCTGACGGTATAGAAGTGGTATCGGTAACCACGCCGAACAATACCCACTTCGCCATTACCAAAGCGGCGCTGGAAGCCGGACTGCACGTGGTCTGTGAAAAACCGCTCTGCTTTAGCGCCGCCGAAGCCCAGGAGCTGCGGGAGCTGAGCATCAAGCATAACAAAATCGTCGGCGTCACTTATGGCTATGCCGGGTATCAGATGATTCAGCAGGCGCGGCAGATGATTGCCGACGGGCTGCTCGGGCAGATTCGAATTATCAATATGCAGTTTGCCCATGGTTTTCATAATAAAGCCGTCGAACTGCAGGCGGAGTCCACCCGCTGGCGCGTCACGCCGAAGTATGCCGGACCAAGCTACGTGCTGGGCGACCTGGCAACGCATCCGCTCTTTGTCGCCGAAACGATGGCGCCGCATCTCAACATTCGCCGCCTGATGTGTTCCCGCCAGAGTTTCGTCGCATCGCGCGCGCCGCTGGAAGATAACGCCTTTGTGCTGATGGAATACGACAACGGCGCCATCGGCTCAATGTGGACCAGCGCGGTCAACAGCGGCGCTATGCACTCGCAAAAGGTGCGGATCGTCGGAGAGAAAGCCAGCATCGAGTGGTGGGATGAGCATCCCAACCAGCTCAGCTATGAGGTACAAGGTGAGCCGGCGCGGGTGCTTGAGCGCGGCATGCCGTATCTCAGCGCCGCGGCCCTGGCCGACGATCGGATCGGTGGCGGTCACCCGGAAGGGCTGTTTGAAGCGTGGGCAAACCTCTACCGGCGCTATGCGATAGCCATCGATGCGATGGATCGCGGCGATCGTGGGTTTCTGGAGCACTTCTGGTACCCGGATGTTGAAGCCGGTCTGCACGGCGTCTACTGGGTGGAGCAATGCGTGAAATCCGCCGACGCCGGCAGCCAATGGGTTGACTTTAATTTACAATAA
- the yajL gene encoding protein deglycase YajL — MSASALICLAPGSEETEAVTTMDLLVRGGVQVTTASVASDGSLTIVCSRGVKLLADAPLVEVADGDYDIIVLPGGIKGAEYFRDSPLLVETVRQFHLSGRIVAAICAATATVLVPHNLFPVGNMTGFPALKDRIPEDQWQDKRVVWDPRVNLLTSQGPGTAIDFALKMIDLLVGREKAYEVASQLVMAAGIYNYYEA; from the coding sequence ATGAGCGCGTCAGCACTGATTTGCCTCGCCCCTGGTAGCGAAGAGACCGAAGCGGTCACCACCATGGATTTACTGGTCCGCGGCGGCGTGCAGGTCACCACGGCCAGCGTCGCCAGCGATGGCAGCCTGACTATCGTCTGCTCGCGGGGCGTCAAGCTGCTGGCCGATGCGCCGCTGGTCGAAGTCGCCGACGGCGATTATGACATTATCGTCCTTCCCGGCGGGATAAAAGGCGCGGAGTATTTCCGCGACAGCCCGCTGCTGGTGGAAACGGTCCGCCAGTTTCATCTTTCCGGACGCATTGTTGCCGCCATCTGCGCGGCGACGGCGACCGTACTGGTGCCGCATAACCTTTTTCCAGTCGGCAACATGACCGGCTTTCCGGCCCTCAAAGATCGTATCCCTGAAGATCAGTGGCAGGACAAACGCGTGGTCTGGGACCCGCGGGTCAACCTGCTCACCAGCCAGGGGCCGGGAACAGCGATTGATTTTGCGCTCAAAATGATCGACCTGCTGGTCGGGCGTGAAAAAGCTTATGAGGTTGCATCGCAACTGGTGATGGCGGCGGGGATTTATAACTACTACGAAGCCTGA
- a CDS encoding YajQ family cyclic di-GMP-binding protein — protein sequence MPSFDIVSEVDLQEVRNAVENATREVESRFDFRNVEASFELNEKNETIKVLSESDFQINQLLDILRAKLLKRGIEGSSIEVPDEFVHSGKTWFVDAKLKQGIESATQKKIVKLIKDSKLKVQAQIQGEEIRVTGKARDDLQAVMALVRGGDLGQPFQFKNFRD from the coding sequence ATGCCATCTTTCGATATTGTCTCTGAAGTCGATCTTCAGGAAGTTCGAAATGCCGTAGAGAATGCGACCCGTGAAGTGGAGTCGCGTTTTGATTTTCGTAACGTTGAAGCAAGCTTCGAACTGAACGAAAAAAACGAGACCATCAAGGTCCTCAGCGAGTCTGATTTCCAGATTAACCAGTTGCTGGATATTCTGCGTGCCAAGCTGTTAAAACGCGGCATTGAAGGCAGTTCTATCGAAGTGCCGGACGAGTTCGTGCACAGCGGGAAAACCTGGTTCGTCGATGCGAAGCTGAAGCAGGGGATTGAGAGCGCGACGCAGAAAAAAATCGTCAAGCTGATCAAAGACAGCAAGCTGAAGGTGCAGGCGCAAATTCAGGGCGAAGAGATTCGCGTTACTGGTAAAGCGCGCGACGATCTGCAGGCGGTGATGGCGCTGGTGCGCGGTGGCGACCTGGGACAGCCGTTCCAGTTCAAAAACTTCCGCGACTAA
- the thiI gene encoding tRNA uracil 4-sulfurtransferase ThiI: protein MKFIIKLFPEITIKSQSVRLRFIKILTGNIRNVLKNYDETLAVVRHWDHIEVRAKDENQRPVIRDALTRIPGIHHILEVEDVPFTSLHDIFEQTLPLWRETLEGKTFCVRVKRRGKHEFTSIEVERYVGGGLNQHIETARVKLTDPDITVNLEIENDRLLLVKGRYEGIGGFPIGTQEDVLSLISGGFDSGVSSYMLMRRGCRVHYCFFNLGGAAHEIGVRQVAHYLWNRFGSSHRVRFVAINFEPVVGEILEKVDDGQMGVVLKRMMVRAASKVAERYGVQALVTGEALGQVSSQTLTNLRLIDNVSDTLILRPLISHDKEHIIDLAREIGTEDFARTMPEYCGVISKSPTVKAVKANIEAEEENFDFSILDKVVAEANNVDIRDIAQQTQQDVVEVETVTGFSPNDVILDIRSVDEQDEKPLKVEGVEVVSLPFYKLSTQFGNLDQSKTWLLWCERGVMSRLQALYLREQGFENVKVYRP from the coding sequence ATGAAGTTTATCATTAAATTGTTCCCGGAAATCACCATCAAAAGCCAATCCGTGAGATTGCGCTTCATTAAGATCTTAACCGGGAACATTCGTAACGTTCTCAAAAACTATGATGAGACGCTTGCCGTCGTTCGTCATTGGGATCATATCGAAGTTCGCGCGAAAGACGAAAATCAGCGTCCGGTGATTCGCGATGCGCTGACCCGAATCCCGGGTATCCATCATATTCTGGAAGTCGAAGACGTCCCGTTTACTTCACTGCACGATATTTTTGAGCAAACGCTGCCGCTGTGGCGTGAAACGCTGGAAGGCAAAACCTTCTGCGTGCGCGTAAAACGTCGCGGGAAGCATGAGTTTACCTCTATCGAAGTGGAGCGCTATGTCGGCGGCGGTCTGAACCAGCATATCGAAACGGCGCGCGTGAAGCTGACTGACCCGGACATTACGGTCAATCTGGAAATTGAAAACGACCGCCTGCTGCTGGTCAAAGGGCGCTACGAAGGCATCGGTGGTTTCCCGATCGGCACGCAGGAAGATGTGCTGTCGCTGATTTCCGGCGGCTTTGACTCCGGCGTCTCCAGCTACATGCTGATGCGTCGCGGCTGTCGCGTACACTACTGCTTCTTTAATCTCGGCGGCGCGGCGCATGAAATCGGCGTTCGTCAGGTGGCGCACTACCTGTGGAACCGCTTCGGTAGCTCACACCGCGTGCGTTTCGTGGCGATTAACTTCGAACCGGTGGTGGGGGAGATCCTCGAAAAAGTCGACGACGGTCAGATGGGCGTAGTGCTGAAGCGCATGATGGTCCGTGCGGCGTCGAAAGTCGCCGAACGCTATGGTGTGCAGGCGCTGGTGACCGGCGAAGCGCTGGGCCAGGTGTCCAGCCAGACCCTGACCAACCTGCGTCTGATCGACAATGTCTCCGACACCCTGATTCTGCGCCCGCTGATTTCGCACGATAAAGAGCACATCATCGATCTGGCCCGTGAAATCGGCACCGAAGATTTTGCCCGCACCATGCCGGAATATTGCGGCGTGATTTCGAAGAGCCCGACCGTGAAAGCGGTGAAGGCGAATATTGAGGCGGAAGAAGAGAACTTCGACTTTAGCATCCTCGATAAAGTGGTGGCGGAAGCGAATAACGTGGATATTCGCGATATCGCCCAGCAGACTCAGCAGGACGTGGTGGAAGTAGAAACCGTAACCGGCTTTAGCCCGAATGACGTCATTCTGGATATTCGTTCTGTTGATGAGCAGGATGAAAAGCCGCTGAAGGTTGAAGGCGTTGAAGTCGTGTCATTGCCGTTCTACAAGCTGAGCACCCAGTTCGGCAATCTCGACCAGAGCAAAACCTGGCTGCTGTGGTGCGAACGTGGCGTGATGAGCCGTCTGCAGGCGCTGTACCTGCGTGAGCAGGGCTTTGAGAACGTGAAGGTTTACCGCCCGTAA